A genomic segment from Juglans regia cultivar Chandler chromosome 14, Walnut 2.0, whole genome shotgun sequence encodes:
- the LOC108994631 gene encoding PH, RCC1 and FYVE domains-containing protein 1-like isoform X1, which yields MASDLSRAGPVERDVEQAITTLKKGAYLLKYGRRGKPKFCPFRLSNDESVLIWYSGKEEKHLKLSHVSRIISGQRTPIFQRYPRPEKEYQSFSLIYNDRSLDLICKDKDESEAWFGGLKALISRFHHRKWRTESRSDGIPSEANSPRTCTRRSSPLNSPFGSNESMQKDSGDHLRLHSPYESPPKNGLDKALSDVILYAVPPRGFLPSDSASASVHSLSSGGSDSVQGHMKAMAMDAFRVSLSSAVSSSSQGSGHDDGDALGDVFIWGEGIGDGVLGGGIHRAGSGFGMKMDSLLPKALESAVVLDIQNIACGGQHAALVTKQGEIFSWGEESGGRLGHGVDSDVLHPKLIDALSSTNIELVACGEYHTCAVTLAGDLYTWGDGTFNFGLLGHGNEVSHWVPKKVNGPLEGIHVSSLSCGPWHTAVVTSAGQLFTFGDGTFGVLGHGDRKSISIPREVESLKGLRTVRAACGVWHTAAVVEVMVGNSSSSNCSSGKLFTWGDGDKGRLGHGNKEAKLVPTCVAALVEPNFCRVACGYSLTVALTTSGHVYTMGSPVYGQLGNPQADGKLPTRVEGKLSKSFVEEIACGAYHIVVLTSRTEVYTWGKGANGRLGHGDTDDRNSPTLVEALRDKQVKSIACGINFTAAICLHKWVSGVDQSMCSGCRLPFNFKRKRHNCYNCGLVFCHSCSSKKSLKASMAPNPNKPYRVCDNCFSKLRKAIESDGSSHSSVSRRGSINQGSLEFFEKDDKLDSRSRVQLARFSSIESLKQVETRSSKKNKKLEFNSSRVSPVPNGGSQWGALNISKSFNPVFGSSKKFFSASVPGSRIVSRATSPISRRPSPPRSTTPTPTLGGLTSPKIVVDDTKRTNDSLSQEVVKLRTQVDSLTRKAQLQEVELERTTKQLKEAMAIAGEETAKCKAAKEVIKSLTAQLKDMAERLPLGAARSIKSSSLASFGSSPASIDVSNVSIGQMNGQATFQEQDPNGSNSQLLSNGSSTNSNRSLGHNKQSHSDPMTRNGSRIKESESSLDTDVEQDEPGVYITLTSLPGGAKDLKRVRFSRKRFSEKEAEQWWAENRARVYEQYNVRMIDRSSVGVGSEDLAN from the exons ATGGCTTCGGATCTTAGCAGGGCTGGTCCCGTTGAAAGGGATGTCGAGCAG GCCATTACTACTCTTAAGAAAGGGGCATACTTGCTCAAGTATGGAAGAAGGGGGAAGCCCAAGTTTTGTCCATTCCGGCTTTCCAAT GATGAGTCTGTTCTGATATGGTACTCAGGGAAAGAGGAGAAGCACCTTAAGCTAAGCCACGTGTCTAGAATTATTTCTGGACAACGCACT CCAATCTTTCAAAGGTATCCACGGCCTGAGAAGGAGTATCAGTCATTTTCGCTCATATATAATGACAGATCGCTAGATTTA ATTTGCAAGGATAAAGATGAATCTGAGGCATGGTTTGGTGGTTTAAAAGCACTAATTTCACGTTTCCATCACCGTAAATGGAGAACAGAATCAAGGAGTGATGGAATCCCTTCTGAAGCAAATAGTCCTAGAACATGCACACGAAGAAGTTCTCCTTTGAATTCTCCTTTTGGTAGTAATGAAAGCATGCAGAAG GATAGTGGAGATCACCTTCGCCTTCATAGTCCATATGAAAGTCCCCCCAAGAATGGTCTAGATAAAGCATTATCGGATGTCATATTGTATGCTGTTCCTCCCAGGGGTTTCTTGCCTTCAGATTCTGCTAGTGCTTCAGTCCATTCTTTGTCATCAGGAGGATCTGATAGCGTACAGGGTCACATGAAGGCAATGGCGATGGATGCTTTCAGAGTTAGTCTATCAAGTGCTGTTAGCTCATCAAGCCAAGGTTCTGGTCACGATGATGGTGATGCCCTGGGGGATGTTTTTATTTGGGGGGAAGGAATAGGGGATGGTGTTCTGGGTGGTGGAATTCATAGAGCTGGGAGTGGTTTTGGTATGAAAATGGATTCTTTGTTGCCAAAAGCCTTAGAGTCTGCAGTAGTACTTGATATCCAGAACATTGCCTGCGGTGGACAGCATGCTGCCTTAGTAACCAAACAAGGAGAGATTTTCTCCTGGGGAGAGGAATCTGGAGGCAGACTTGGGCATGGAGTAGACTCTGATGTTTTGCATCCAAAGCTAATCGATGCCCTTAGTAGTACTAACATTGAGCTTGTAGCTTGTGGTGAGTACCATACGTGTGCTGTAACACTTGCTGGTGATTTGTACACGTGGGGTGATGGGACTTTCAATTTTGGTCTTCTTGGGCATGGAAATGAAGTGAGTCACTGGGTCCCGAAGAAAGTAAATGGGCCCTTGGAGGGCATACATGTGTCATCTCTCTCTTGTGGACCCTGGCACACAGCTGTCGTAACCTCTGCTGGGCAATTGTTTACTTTTGGAGATGGCACATTTGGTGTTCTGGGCCATGGAGATCGGAAAAGCATTTCAATACCAAGGGAAGTGGAATCCCTCAAGGGGCTCCGCACAGTCCGAGCAGCTTGTGGTGTTTGGCATACTGCTGCAGTTGTAGAAGTCATGGTTGGGAATTCAAGTTCCAGCAATTGCTCTTCAGGAAAGCTGTTTACTTGGGGAGACGGGGACAAAGGTCGTCTTGGGCATGGTAATAAGGAAGCCAAACTTGTGCCCACCTGTGTTGCTGCTCTTGTTGAACCCAACTTTTGTAGAGTTGCCTGTGGATATAGTCTAACGGTTGCCCTTACAACCTCTGGCCATGTCTACACAATGGGCAGTCCTGTTTATGGCCAGTTGGGGAATCCCCAGGCTGATGGGAAACTCCCTACTCGTGTTGAAGGAAAGCTCTCCAAGAGTTTTGTGGAGGAGATAGCTTGCGGTGCTTATCATATTGTGGTTTTAACTTCAAGAACTGAAGTCTATACTTGGGGCAAGGGAGCAAATGGTCGTTTAGGTCATGGGGATACAGATGATAGAAACTCCCCAACGTTAGTAGAAGCTCTGAGAGATAAACAAGTCAAAAGTATTGCCTGTGGTATTAATTTTACAGCAGCTATATGCCTTCACAAGTGGGTCTCTGGTGTTGACCAGTCTATGTGTTCTGGCTGCCGACTgccatttaattttaaaagaaaacgtCACAATTGTTATAATTGTGGACTTGTTTTTTGTCATTCATGTAGCAGTAAGAAGTCTCTTAAGGCTTCTATGGCACCAAATCCCAACAAACCTTATCGTGTCTGTGATAATTGTTTCAGTAAACTAAGGAAAGCTATTGAAAGTGACGGTTCATCCCATTCTTCTGTGAGCAGAAGAGGAAGTATCAATCAAGGGTCACTCGAGTTCTTTGAGAAAGATGACAAGTTGGATTCCAGATCTCGTGTACAACTTGCTAGATTTTCTTCAATTGAGTCCTTGAAGCAAGTGGAAACCcgatcttctaaaaaaaataagaaactagAATTTAACAGCAGTCGGGTCTCGCCTGTTCCAAATGGAGGCTCCCAGTGGGGAGCACTtaatatttctaaatcttttaaTCCAGTTTTTGGGTCATCAAAGAAGTTTTTCTCAGCTTCTGTTCCTGGATCAAGAATTGTTTCACGGGCAACATCCCCAATATCAAGGCGGCCCAGCCCACCTCGATCAACAACACCAACCCCTACCCTGGGAGGACTTACCTCACCAAAGATTGTTGTTGATGATACAAAAAGAACGAATGATAGTCTCAGCCAGGAGGTTGTTAAATTAAGGACACAG GTGGACAGTCTCACTCGAAAAGCTCAACTTCAAGAAGTTGAGCTTGAAAGAACAACTAAACAGCTAAAGGAAGCAATGGCAATTGCAGGGGAGGAAACTGCAAAATGTAAAGCAGCAAAGGAAGTCATTAAGTCACTTACTGCCCAG TTGAAGGACATGGCTGAAAGGCTGCCTTTGGGAGCTGCTCGGAGCATCAAATCATCTTCTCTTGCTTCTTTTGGCTCCAGTCCTGCTTCCATTGATGTTTCTAATGTTTCTATTGGCCAAATGAATGGTCAAGCGACATTCCAAGAACAAGACCCAAATGGATCAAACAGCCAGTTACTTTCTAACGGATCAAGCACCAACAGTAACCGTAGTTTAGGCCACAACAAACAATCCCATTCAGATCCAATGACTAGAAATGGAAGCAGAATAAAGGAATCTGAATCTAGTCTTGATACTGATGTCGAGCAAGACGAGCCCGGTGTATATATTACACTTACATCTCTTCCAGGAGGTGCCAAGGATCTTAAGCGAGTTCGCTTCAG
- the LOC108994631 gene encoding PH, RCC1 and FYVE domains-containing protein 1-like isoform X2: MASDLSRAGPVERDVEQAITTLKKGAYLLKYGRRGKPKFCPFRLSNDESVLIWYSGKEEKHLKLSHVSRIISGQRTICKDKDESEAWFGGLKALISRFHHRKWRTESRSDGIPSEANSPRTCTRRSSPLNSPFGSNESMQKDSGDHLRLHSPYESPPKNGLDKALSDVILYAVPPRGFLPSDSASASVHSLSSGGSDSVQGHMKAMAMDAFRVSLSSAVSSSSQGSGHDDGDALGDVFIWGEGIGDGVLGGGIHRAGSGFGMKMDSLLPKALESAVVLDIQNIACGGQHAALVTKQGEIFSWGEESGGRLGHGVDSDVLHPKLIDALSSTNIELVACGEYHTCAVTLAGDLYTWGDGTFNFGLLGHGNEVSHWVPKKVNGPLEGIHVSSLSCGPWHTAVVTSAGQLFTFGDGTFGVLGHGDRKSISIPREVESLKGLRTVRAACGVWHTAAVVEVMVGNSSSSNCSSGKLFTWGDGDKGRLGHGNKEAKLVPTCVAALVEPNFCRVACGYSLTVALTTSGHVYTMGSPVYGQLGNPQADGKLPTRVEGKLSKSFVEEIACGAYHIVVLTSRTEVYTWGKGANGRLGHGDTDDRNSPTLVEALRDKQVKSIACGINFTAAICLHKWVSGVDQSMCSGCRLPFNFKRKRHNCYNCGLVFCHSCSSKKSLKASMAPNPNKPYRVCDNCFSKLRKAIESDGSSHSSVSRRGSINQGSLEFFEKDDKLDSRSRVQLARFSSIESLKQVETRSSKKNKKLEFNSSRVSPVPNGGSQWGALNISKSFNPVFGSSKKFFSASVPGSRIVSRATSPISRRPSPPRSTTPTPTLGGLTSPKIVVDDTKRTNDSLSQEVVKLRTQVDSLTRKAQLQEVELERTTKQLKEAMAIAGEETAKCKAAKEVIKSLTAQLKDMAERLPLGAARSIKSSSLASFGSSPASIDVSNVSIGQMNGQATFQEQDPNGSNSQLLSNGSSTNSNRSLGHNKQSHSDPMTRNGSRIKESESSLDTDVEQDEPGVYITLTSLPGGAKDLKRVRFSRKRFSEKEAEQWWAENRARVYEQYNVRMIDRSSVGVGSEDLAN, from the exons ATGGCTTCGGATCTTAGCAGGGCTGGTCCCGTTGAAAGGGATGTCGAGCAG GCCATTACTACTCTTAAGAAAGGGGCATACTTGCTCAAGTATGGAAGAAGGGGGAAGCCCAAGTTTTGTCCATTCCGGCTTTCCAAT GATGAGTCTGTTCTGATATGGTACTCAGGGAAAGAGGAGAAGCACCTTAAGCTAAGCCACGTGTCTAGAATTATTTCTGGACAACGCACT ATTTGCAAGGATAAAGATGAATCTGAGGCATGGTTTGGTGGTTTAAAAGCACTAATTTCACGTTTCCATCACCGTAAATGGAGAACAGAATCAAGGAGTGATGGAATCCCTTCTGAAGCAAATAGTCCTAGAACATGCACACGAAGAAGTTCTCCTTTGAATTCTCCTTTTGGTAGTAATGAAAGCATGCAGAAG GATAGTGGAGATCACCTTCGCCTTCATAGTCCATATGAAAGTCCCCCCAAGAATGGTCTAGATAAAGCATTATCGGATGTCATATTGTATGCTGTTCCTCCCAGGGGTTTCTTGCCTTCAGATTCTGCTAGTGCTTCAGTCCATTCTTTGTCATCAGGAGGATCTGATAGCGTACAGGGTCACATGAAGGCAATGGCGATGGATGCTTTCAGAGTTAGTCTATCAAGTGCTGTTAGCTCATCAAGCCAAGGTTCTGGTCACGATGATGGTGATGCCCTGGGGGATGTTTTTATTTGGGGGGAAGGAATAGGGGATGGTGTTCTGGGTGGTGGAATTCATAGAGCTGGGAGTGGTTTTGGTATGAAAATGGATTCTTTGTTGCCAAAAGCCTTAGAGTCTGCAGTAGTACTTGATATCCAGAACATTGCCTGCGGTGGACAGCATGCTGCCTTAGTAACCAAACAAGGAGAGATTTTCTCCTGGGGAGAGGAATCTGGAGGCAGACTTGGGCATGGAGTAGACTCTGATGTTTTGCATCCAAAGCTAATCGATGCCCTTAGTAGTACTAACATTGAGCTTGTAGCTTGTGGTGAGTACCATACGTGTGCTGTAACACTTGCTGGTGATTTGTACACGTGGGGTGATGGGACTTTCAATTTTGGTCTTCTTGGGCATGGAAATGAAGTGAGTCACTGGGTCCCGAAGAAAGTAAATGGGCCCTTGGAGGGCATACATGTGTCATCTCTCTCTTGTGGACCCTGGCACACAGCTGTCGTAACCTCTGCTGGGCAATTGTTTACTTTTGGAGATGGCACATTTGGTGTTCTGGGCCATGGAGATCGGAAAAGCATTTCAATACCAAGGGAAGTGGAATCCCTCAAGGGGCTCCGCACAGTCCGAGCAGCTTGTGGTGTTTGGCATACTGCTGCAGTTGTAGAAGTCATGGTTGGGAATTCAAGTTCCAGCAATTGCTCTTCAGGAAAGCTGTTTACTTGGGGAGACGGGGACAAAGGTCGTCTTGGGCATGGTAATAAGGAAGCCAAACTTGTGCCCACCTGTGTTGCTGCTCTTGTTGAACCCAACTTTTGTAGAGTTGCCTGTGGATATAGTCTAACGGTTGCCCTTACAACCTCTGGCCATGTCTACACAATGGGCAGTCCTGTTTATGGCCAGTTGGGGAATCCCCAGGCTGATGGGAAACTCCCTACTCGTGTTGAAGGAAAGCTCTCCAAGAGTTTTGTGGAGGAGATAGCTTGCGGTGCTTATCATATTGTGGTTTTAACTTCAAGAACTGAAGTCTATACTTGGGGCAAGGGAGCAAATGGTCGTTTAGGTCATGGGGATACAGATGATAGAAACTCCCCAACGTTAGTAGAAGCTCTGAGAGATAAACAAGTCAAAAGTATTGCCTGTGGTATTAATTTTACAGCAGCTATATGCCTTCACAAGTGGGTCTCTGGTGTTGACCAGTCTATGTGTTCTGGCTGCCGACTgccatttaattttaaaagaaaacgtCACAATTGTTATAATTGTGGACTTGTTTTTTGTCATTCATGTAGCAGTAAGAAGTCTCTTAAGGCTTCTATGGCACCAAATCCCAACAAACCTTATCGTGTCTGTGATAATTGTTTCAGTAAACTAAGGAAAGCTATTGAAAGTGACGGTTCATCCCATTCTTCTGTGAGCAGAAGAGGAAGTATCAATCAAGGGTCACTCGAGTTCTTTGAGAAAGATGACAAGTTGGATTCCAGATCTCGTGTACAACTTGCTAGATTTTCTTCAATTGAGTCCTTGAAGCAAGTGGAAACCcgatcttctaaaaaaaataagaaactagAATTTAACAGCAGTCGGGTCTCGCCTGTTCCAAATGGAGGCTCCCAGTGGGGAGCACTtaatatttctaaatcttttaaTCCAGTTTTTGGGTCATCAAAGAAGTTTTTCTCAGCTTCTGTTCCTGGATCAAGAATTGTTTCACGGGCAACATCCCCAATATCAAGGCGGCCCAGCCCACCTCGATCAACAACACCAACCCCTACCCTGGGAGGACTTACCTCACCAAAGATTGTTGTTGATGATACAAAAAGAACGAATGATAGTCTCAGCCAGGAGGTTGTTAAATTAAGGACACAG GTGGACAGTCTCACTCGAAAAGCTCAACTTCAAGAAGTTGAGCTTGAAAGAACAACTAAACAGCTAAAGGAAGCAATGGCAATTGCAGGGGAGGAAACTGCAAAATGTAAAGCAGCAAAGGAAGTCATTAAGTCACTTACTGCCCAG TTGAAGGACATGGCTGAAAGGCTGCCTTTGGGAGCTGCTCGGAGCATCAAATCATCTTCTCTTGCTTCTTTTGGCTCCAGTCCTGCTTCCATTGATGTTTCTAATGTTTCTATTGGCCAAATGAATGGTCAAGCGACATTCCAAGAACAAGACCCAAATGGATCAAACAGCCAGTTACTTTCTAACGGATCAAGCACCAACAGTAACCGTAGTTTAGGCCACAACAAACAATCCCATTCAGATCCAATGACTAGAAATGGAAGCAGAATAAAGGAATCTGAATCTAGTCTTGATACTGATGTCGAGCAAGACGAGCCCGGTGTATATATTACACTTACATCTCTTCCAGGAGGTGCCAAGGATCTTAAGCGAGTTCGCTTCAG